A single region of the Neomonachus schauinslandi chromosome 3, ASM220157v2, whole genome shotgun sequence genome encodes:
- the CLN5 gene encoding ceroid-lipofuscinosis neuronal protein 5: MAQAGSAHRGVGGQRAVGAAPGCALWRWALALLWLPTAAAGPSRRQWPVPYKRSSFRPEPDPYCQAKYTFCPTGSPIPVMKGDDVIEVFRLQAPVWEFKYGNLLGHLKIMHDAIGFKSTLTGKNYTMEWYELFQLGNCTFPHLRPEMNAPFWCNQGAACFFEGIDDRHWRENGTLVLVATISGNTFNEMAKWVKRDNETGIYYETWTVQASPERGAETWFESYDCSKFVLRTYKKLAELGAEFKKIETNYTRIFLYSGEPTYLGNETSVFGPTGNKTLALAIKKFYYPFKPHWSTKGFLFSILQIFDAVIIHREFYLFYNFEYWFLPMKFPFIKITYEEIPLPNRNKTLSGL; encoded by the exons ATGGCGCAGGCGGGGAGCGCCCACCGTGGGGTCGGTGGGCAGCGGGCCGTGGGCGCGGCTCCGGGGTGCGCGCTTTGGCGCTGGGCCCTGGCGCTGCTGTGGTTGCCGACGGCCGCGGCCGGCCCCTCCCGGCGCCAGTGGCCCGTGCCCTACAA acGCTCTTCCTTCCGTCCAGAACCAGATCCTTATTGTCAAGCTAAATACACATTCTGTCCAACTGGCTCACCTATCCCAGTTATGAAAGGTGATGATGTCATTGAAGTCTTTCGGTTACAAGCCCCAGTATGGGAATTTAAATATGGGAACCTCCTGGGACACTTG AAAATTATGCATGATGCCATTGGATTCAAGAGTACTTTAACTGGCAAGAACTACACAATGGAATGGTATGAACTTTTCCAACTTGGAAACTGTACATTTCCCCATCTCCGACCTGAAATGAATGCCCCTTTCTGGTGTAATCAAGGAGCTGCCTGCTTTTTTGAAGGAATTGATGATAGGCACTGGAGGGAAAACGGGACGTTAGTTCTAGTAGCAACCATATCAG gAAACACATTTAACGAAATGGCCAAGTGGGTAAAGCGGGACAATGAAACAGGGATTTATTACGAGACATGGACTGTCCAAGCCAGCCCAGAAAGAGGGGCGGAGACATGGTTTGAATCCTACGACTGTTCTAAATTCGTGTTAAGGACATATAAGAAGTTGGCTGAACTTGGAGCAGAGTTCAAGAAGATAGAAACCAACTATACAAGAATATTTCTTTACAGTGGAGAACCTACCTATTTGGGAAATGAAACATCTGTTTTTGGGCCAACAGGAAATAAGACTCTTGctttagccataaaaaaattttattacccCTTCAAACCACATTGGTCAACTAAGGGATTTCTCTTCAGTATCTTGCAAATTTTTGATGCAGTGATTATACACAGAGAgttctatttgttttataattttgaatattggTTTTTACCTATGAAATTcccttttattaaaataacttatgAAGAAATCCCTTTACCTAACAGAAACAAAACACTCTCTGGTTTGTAA
- the ACOD1 gene encoding cis-aconitate decarboxylase has protein sequence MTRSQDHEDTSGRHDMPQSVTESFARVIHGLTVGHLTDHVIQRSKRMILDTLGVGFLGTSTEVFHKASEYSKIYSSNMSSSVWGRPDLRLPPSYAAFVNGVAIHSMDFDDTWHPATHPSGAVLPVLMALAEAFPSSRTFSGLDLLLAFNVGIEVQGQLLHFSKEASDIPKRFHPPSVVGTLGSAAAASKFLGLSMTKCQEALAIAVSHAGAPMANAATQTKPLHIGNAARHGMESAFLAMLGLQGNKQVLDMQTGFGAFYANYSPQVLPNLDSHTWLLDQQDVAFKRFPAHLATHWVADAVTSVRKHLVTDRALLPTDRIERIVLRIPDVQYVNRPFPDSEHEARHSFQYVACTTLLDGGITVPSFHKCQIDRPQVRELLRKVQLEYPRDNLPSFNTLYCEVSVTLSDGATFTECSDTFYGHWRKPLSQEDLREKFRANASSTLSRDTVERLLEIVENLEDLEDCSVLTTLLKGPSPPEMVSKSIQHLTIPSYNLF, from the exons ATGACAAGGTCTCAGGACCATGAAGATACTTCAGGAAGACATGATATGCCACAA TCTGTCACAGAAAGCTTTGCCAGAGTGATCCATGGCTTGACAGTGGGGCACCTGACAGATCACGTTATTCAAAGAAGCAAGAGAATGATTCTGGATACTCTGGGTGTTGGCTTCCTGGGAACCAGTACAGAAGTGTTTCACAAAGCCAGCGAATACAGTAAG ATCTACAGTTCCAACATGTCCAGCAGTGTTTGGGGTCGACCAGACCTAAGACTCCCTCCATCATATGCTGCTTTTGTGAACGGTGTGGCT ATTCACTCAATGGATTTTGATGACACATGGCATCCCGCCACCCACCCTTCTGGAGCTGTCCTTCCTGTCCTCATGGCTTTAGCAGAAGCTTTCCCTTCAAGTCGAACATTTTCTGGCCTTGATCTGCTGCTGGCTTTCAATGTTGGGATTGAAGTACAAGGCCAATTAttgcatttctccaaagaagccaGTGACATACCAAAGAG attCCATCCCCCCTCAGTGGTAGGAACTTTGGGTAGTGCGGCGGCCGCATCCAAGTTTTTAGGGCTCAGCATGACAAAGTGCCAAGAGGCCCTGGCTATTGCTGTTTCTCATGCCGGGGCACCCATGGCAAATGCTGCCACTCAGACCAAGCCTCTTCATATTGGCAATGCTGCCAGGCATGGGATGGAATCCGCTTTCCTGGCAATGCTGGGTCTCCAAGGAAACAAGCAGGTCTTGGACATGCAGACAGGCTTTGGGGCCTTCTATGCCAACTACTCCCCACAGGTTCTTCCAAACCTAGATTCCCACACGTGGCTGTTGGACCAGCAGGATGTGGCCTTCAAGAGGTTCCCTGCACATCTGGCCACCCACTGGGTGGCGGACGCAGTTACGTCCGTCCGAAAGCACCTTGTAACAGACAGAGCCCTGCTTCCCACTGACCGCATTGAGAGAATTGTGCTCAGAATTCCAGATGTCCAGTATGTCAACAGGCCCTTCCCAGACTCGGAGCATGAAGCTCGTCACTCGTTCCAGTATGTGGCCTGTACCACACTGCTCGATGGTGGCATCACCGTCCCATCCTTCCACAAATGCCAGATCGACAGGCCACAGGTGAGAGAGCTGCTCAGGAAAGTGCAGCTGGAGTACCCTCGGGACAACCTGCCAAGCTTCAACACACTATACTGTGAGGTAAGTGTCACTCTCAGTGATGGAGCCACCTTCACAGAGTGCTCAGATACCTTCTACGGCCACTGGAGGAAGCCACTGAGCCAGGAGGACCTGCGGGAGAAGTTCAGAGCCAATGCCTCCAGCACGCTGTCCCGCGACACAGTTGAAAGGCTTCTGGAGATCGTAGAGAACCTAGAAGACCTAGAAGATTGTTCTGTGCTAACCACTCTGCTGAAAGGACCCTCTCCACCAGAGATGGTTTCAAAATCTATCCAGCATTTAACAATTCCATCGTACAATCTCTTCTGA